From a single Chloroflexota bacterium genomic region:
- a CDS encoding peptidoglycan bridge formation glycyltransferase FemA/FemB family protein: MTLTDRIITDARAWDAFAGTHPHGHLLQMWAWGELKAKYDWVPDRVAVLDGDQFVAGAQVLFRRLPGGLGAMGYLPKGPIIAPDAPAALWDALFAALKTLARTHCAHFIRIEPEWEAAQVPARPELHPQPDTTIVQAPASVLIDLRPAPDAILAQMHSKWRYNIRLAERKQINVRIGGADDLPLFQRLSEITAQRDGFPIRSEAYYRAAYDLFAADGAVALFVAEFEAKPLAAIMVFVAGPLAIYLYGASSDEERNRMPNHLLQWRAMLWAKERGCATYDLWGVPDLPADLDSEAATPPAAGVRATKLPVGLLRFKEGFGGRLVRYAGVYDVVYNPLIHRLVNTLIELRRRRRAHAGDSAGD, from the coding sequence ATGACGCTCACAGATCGAATCATCACGGACGCGCGCGCATGGGACGCGTTCGCCGGCACTCACCCGCATGGCCACCTGCTGCAGATGTGGGCGTGGGGCGAACTGAAGGCGAAGTACGATTGGGTGCCGGACCGTGTCGCCGTGCTGGATGGCGACCAGTTCGTCGCCGGCGCGCAGGTGCTGTTTCGCCGCCTGCCGGGTGGCCTCGGCGCGATGGGTTACCTGCCCAAGGGGCCGATCATCGCGCCGGATGCGCCCGCGGCGCTGTGGGATGCGCTGTTTGCCGCGCTGAAGACGCTGGCGCGGACGCACTGTGCGCACTTCATCCGCATCGAGCCGGAGTGGGAAGCGGCGCAGGTTCCCGCGCGGCCGGAGCTGCACCCGCAGCCCGACACCACCATTGTGCAGGCGCCCGCGAGCGTCCTGATCGACCTGCGCCCCGCGCCCGACGCGATCCTCGCGCAGATGCACTCGAAGTGGCGCTACAACATCCGGCTGGCCGAGCGCAAGCAGATCAATGTGCGCATCGGCGGTGCGGACGACCTGCCGCTGTTCCAGCGCCTGTCCGAGATCACGGCGCAGCGCGATGGCTTCCCGATCCGCAGCGAGGCGTACTACCGCGCGGCGTACGATCTGTTCGCGGCCGACGGCGCGGTCGCACTGTTCGTCGCCGAGTTCGAAGCGAAGCCGCTGGCGGCGATCATGGTCTTCGTCGCGGGGCCGCTGGCGATCTACCTCTACGGCGCGTCCTCCGACGAGGAACGCAACCGGATGCCGAACCACCTCTTGCAGTGGCGCGCGATGCTCTGGGCGAAGGAGCGCGGCTGCGCGACGTACGACCTGTGGGGCGTGCCGGATCTGCCGGCCGATCTCGACTCGGAAGCGGCGACGCCGCCCGCTGCCGGCGTGCGCGCGACCAAGCTGCCGGTCGGCCTGCTGCGTTTTAAGGAAGGCTTCGGCGGGCGATTGGTGCGCTATGCGGGCGTGTACGACGTGGTCTACAACCCGCTGATCCACCGGCTCGTCAACACACTGATCGAACTGCGCCGCCGTCGCCGCGCGCACGCTGGCGACAGCGCCGGCGACTGA
- a CDS encoding WYL domain-containing protein: MNRFERILGILLALRSTDSVSADVLAARFEVSRRTIYRDMDALSALGVPVFAEKGTGGGFGLLEGYFLPPLMFTRDEASTLILGLTLLGSLASPPFAGGIDSAERKLLAAVPARLRAVLAETRRIVGFESMPGDLMHPEPAGPGDETGSREAADIFLRAILDGQSVAFAYHSPYRDDGEDVSALPVGLFWDRDRWYLVGAPTRPRGGWRLWRADRVRAMRLRAASAPRPAFDVHALLQRQWLRPAMAQWAKESPVQIRLTVAQAAQLQSDWYFRHARFDAQADGAWHMTYGEDDRAKALALVRWLGPGAELLSPAEWRPQAREELRAMLAQYE, from the coding sequence ATGAACCGCTTTGAGCGTATTCTCGGCATACTGCTCGCTCTGCGCAGCACCGATTCCGTCTCCGCCGACGTGCTCGCGGCGCGCTTCGAGGTGTCGCGCCGCACCATCTACCGCGACATGGATGCGCTGAGTGCGCTCGGCGTGCCGGTCTTTGCGGAGAAGGGCACTGGCGGCGGCTTCGGGCTGCTGGAGGGCTACTTCCTGCCGCCGCTCATGTTCACGCGCGACGAGGCGTCCACGCTCATCCTGGGGTTGACGCTGCTCGGCAGCCTCGCATCGCCGCCGTTCGCCGGCGGCATCGACAGCGCGGAGCGCAAACTGCTGGCCGCCGTGCCGGCGCGTCTGCGAGCCGTGCTGGCCGAAACGCGCCGCATCGTCGGCTTCGAGTCGATGCCCGGCGACCTCATGCATCCCGAGCCGGCCGGCCCTGGCGACGAGACGGGCAGCCGCGAGGCCGCTGACATCTTCCTGCGCGCGATACTGGACGGGCAGTCGGTCGCGTTTGCCTACCACTCGCCCTATCGAGACGACGGCGAGGATGTGAGCGCGCTGCCGGTCGGACTGTTCTGGGATCGCGATCGCTGGTATCTGGTCGGCGCGCCCACGCGCCCGCGCGGCGGCTGGCGCTTGTGGCGGGCCGATCGGGTGCGGGCGATGCGCCTGCGCGCCGCAAGCGCGCCACGCCCCGCGTTTGATGTTCACGCTCTGCTGCAACGACAGTGGCTGCGACCGGCAATGGCGCAATGGGCGAAGGAGTCGCCGGTGCAAATCCGGCTGACGGTTGCGCAAGCGGCCCAACTGCAAAGCGACTGGTATTTCCGGCACGCCCGCTTTGACGCGCAGGCCGACGGCGCATGGCATATGACCTACGGAGAGGACGACCGCGCGAAGGCGCTGGCGCTGGTGCGCTGGCTCGGGCCTGGCGCGGAACTGCTGTCACCGGCCGAGTGGCGGCCGCAGGCGCGCGAGGAACTGCGGGCGATGCTGGCGCAGTACGAGTAA
- a CDS encoding MFS transporter has product MSQTQSNGYRAVFRNGSFRNFWVGISISILGDGISRVALTWYVYQTTGAPEALALLNLLYTGPVVVGGLLAGWLLDRFGARRVLVWDSVLRGVVMLAIPLLNAFGLLSLWHIYVAATVHGFLLMVPLAGGPTLVPRLVSSEQLPTANALELLSFTLGGIAGPPLAGWLIGQIGGPNAICLDSLSFFVFALLLAGVHPAPLAAPNQPGGARYGLADAFRLLRGNAVLLTTTLMFMAVNLGSGILGVLLPVYASRDLGGGPELYGLLLGAMAVGEMASSALVGARAFPLPLGLLICLAQMLTGGAIALLLAAINPWWTWFCLLLIGACSAPLTIWAQTLRMRIIPAELRGRTFALLRMLMQGGGPLGAVIAGVALPALGIPVLMAVSALTVAVPGFLGTRVARMRHAASD; this is encoded by the coding sequence ATGTCGCAAACGCAGTCGAACGGCTATCGGGCGGTATTCCGCAACGGATCGTTCCGCAACTTCTGGGTCGGCATCTCGATCTCCATCCTAGGCGACGGCATCAGCCGCGTCGCGCTGACCTGGTATGTGTACCAGACGACCGGCGCGCCCGAGGCGCTCGCCCTGCTGAACCTGCTCTATACCGGCCCGGTCGTGGTCGGCGGCCTGCTGGCCGGCTGGCTGCTCGACCGCTTCGGCGCGCGCCGCGTGCTCGTGTGGGACAGCGTCCTGCGCGGTGTGGTCATGCTCGCCATCCCGCTGCTCAACGCCTTTGGCCTGCTCTCGCTCTGGCACATTTACGTGGCAGCGACGGTGCACGGGTTCCTGCTGATGGTGCCGCTCGCTGGCGGCCCCACGCTCGTGCCGCGCCTGGTCTCCAGCGAGCAACTGCCGACCGCCAACGCGCTGGAGCTGCTCTCATTCACGCTCGGCGGCATCGCCGGGCCGCCGCTGGCCGGCTGGCTGATCGGCCAGATCGGCGGGCCGAACGCCATCTGCCTCGATTCGCTCTCCTTCTTCGTGTTTGCGCTGCTGCTGGCCGGCGTGCATCCCGCGCCGCTGGCCGCGCCGAATCAGCCCGGCGGCGCGCGCTACGGCCTGGCGGACGCCTTCCGGTTGCTGCGCGGCAACGCCGTGCTGCTGACCACGACGCTGATGTTCATGGCAGTCAACCTCGGATCTGGCATCCTGGGCGTGCTGCTGCCGGTCTACGCCTCGCGCGATCTGGGCGGCGGCCCGGAACTGTACGGCCTCTTGCTCGGCGCGATGGCGGTCGGGGAGATGGCAAGCTCGGCGCTCGTCGGGGCGCGGGCGTTCCCGCTCCCGCTCGGCTTGCTGATCTGCCTGGCGCAGATGCTGACCGGCGGCGCGATCGCCCTGCTGCTGGCGGCCATCAACCCGTGGTGGACCTGGTTCTGCCTGCTGTTGATCGGCGCGTGCAGCGCGCCGCTGACGATCTGGGCGCAGACGCTGCGCATGCGCATCATCCCCGCCGAACTGCGCGGCCGCACCTTCGCGCTGCTGCGCATGCTAATGCAGGGCGGCGGGCCGCTCGGCGCGGTGATCGCTGGGGTGGCGCTGCCGGCGCTCGGCATTCCAGTACTGATGGCCGTGTCGGCGCTCACGGTCGCCGTGCCGGGTTTCCTCGGCACGCGCGTCGCGCGCATGCGGCACGCCGCTAGCGACTAG
- a CDS encoding HAD hydrolase-like protein: MFDIIAFDADDTLWHTEIMFIETQAQFRQMLAPWADVDTVDHTLYQMELRGFADFGYGIKGFALAMVETAIALSGGQIAAQEIQRIIDFARDMRRWPVELLDGVQHVVARLAQSHQLMIITKGELIDQESKIARSGLADYFSRVEIVSDKTPEAYSALLARHGIDIGRFLMIGNSLRSDILPVLAIGGEAVYVPYRTTWAHERVADENNPGGYHEVEHIAQLPALIEELSRDQTMRRRGLHPRR; the protein is encoded by the coding sequence ATGTTTGATATCATCGCCTTCGACGCCGACGACACGCTCTGGCACACCGAGATCATGTTCATCGAGACGCAGGCGCAGTTCCGGCAGATGCTGGCGCCGTGGGCCGACGTCGATACGGTGGATCACACGCTGTACCAAATGGAACTGCGCGGCTTTGCCGATTTTGGCTACGGCATCAAGGGCTTTGCGCTGGCGATGGTCGAGACCGCTATCGCGTTGAGTGGCGGGCAGATCGCCGCGCAAGAGATCCAGCGCATCATCGACTTCGCGCGCGACATGCGCCGCTGGCCGGTCGAACTGCTCGACGGCGTGCAGCACGTGGTGGCGCGACTGGCGCAGTCGCACCAACTAATGATCATCACCAAAGGCGAGTTGATTGACCAGGAGAGCAAGATCGCGCGTTCTGGACTGGCCGATTATTTCTCACGCGTTGAGATCGTCAGCGACAAGACGCCGGAGGCGTACTCTGCACTGCTGGCCCGCCACGGCATCGATATCGGGCGCTTCCTGATGATCGGCAACTCGCTGCGCTCTGATATCCTGCCGGTGCTGGCGATTGGCGGCGAAGCGGTCTACGTTCCCTACCGCACCACCTGGGCACACGAGCGCGTCGCCGACGAGAACAACCCCGGCGGCTACCACGAGGTCGAGCACATCGCGCAACTGCCGGCGCTGATCGAGGAGCTGTCGCGCGATCAGACGATGCGCCGGCGCGGGCTGCACCCCAGACGGTGA
- a CDS encoding ATP-binding protein, which produces MGFRKASEIAKQSGRATKTTTTTGTPSSKREAAASRAAKPGTIACPDCAGREPDPSCARCDGSGLVCARCKGTGYVYRNGPDGAAEPAECACDKVARRRAAVLWPFLERNSSLRGDLLNKTFDNFRMRDGFADVRAALDGARAFARNPKGWLVLNGRPGVGKTHLSAAIANDLIARRQPVLFLNVPELLGFLRAGFNTGSGRDPDFDQRLQTIKSFPVLVLDDWGAHSDTPWADEQLYLILNYRTERTLPTVISSNIPLEDVEPRIRSRLLNRHLSRVVELLAPDFRLTD; this is translated from the coding sequence GTGGGCTTTCGAAAAGCGAGCGAGATCGCGAAACAAAGCGGTCGCGCAACAAAGACTACGACGACTACTGGGACGCCAAGCTCAAAGCGCGAGGCGGCGGCAAGCCGGGCGGCTAAGCCGGGCACGATCGCGTGCCCGGACTGCGCCGGCCGCGAGCCGGACCCGTCCTGCGCCCGCTGCGACGGCAGCGGCCTGGTCTGCGCGCGCTGCAAGGGCACCGGCTACGTCTATCGCAACGGCCCCGACGGCGCCGCCGAACCCGCCGAGTGCGCCTGCGACAAGGTCGCGCGCCGCCGCGCCGCCGTGCTGTGGCCGTTCCTGGAGCGCAACTCCTCGCTGCGCGGCGACCTGCTGAACAAGACGTTCGACAACTTTCGGATGCGCGACGGCTTTGCCGACGTGCGCGCGGCGCTCGACGGCGCGCGCGCGTTTGCACGGAACCCGAAAGGCTGGTTGGTGCTCAACGGCCGGCCCGGCGTCGGCAAGACGCACCTCTCCGCCGCCATCGCCAACGACCTGATCGCCCGCCGCCAACCGGTGCTGTTCCTCAACGTGCCGGAACTGCTCGGCTTCCTGCGCGCGGGCTTCAACACCGGCAGCGGGCGCGACCCCGACTTCGACCAGCGGCTGCAGACGATCAAATCGTTCCCGGTGCTCGTGCTCGACGACTGGGGCGCGCACTCCGACACGCCGTGGGCCGACGAGCAGTTGTACCTGATCCTCAACTACCGCACCGAGCGGACACTGCCCACCGTGATCTCGTCCAACATCCCGCTCGAGGATGTCGAGCCGCGCATCCGCTCGCGCCTGCTCAACCGCCACTTGAGTCGCGTGGTTGAGTTGCTGGCACCCGACTTTCGACTGACCGACTGA
- the selB gene encoding selenocysteine-specific translation elongation factor produces MRVIGTAGHVDHGKSTLVKALTGIDPDRLKEEKERAMTIDLGFAWFTLPSGESVSVVDVPGHEHFIKNMLAGVGGIDAAMLVIAADEGIMPQTREHIAILDLLHVNAAVVALTKSDLIDDPEWFALIGADIRRELSGTSLAGAHIVPVSARTRQGLDALKRELDELLAQTAARADWGKPRLPVDRVFTIAGFGTVVTGTLADGSFSAGQEVEIQPTGLKARIRGLQSHKEKVEFASPGRRLAINLTGVSPDEVKRGDVVAGPGVLSPTQMIDVRLRWLPAASGPLTHDAELEFFSGAFQTLTRVRLLGDEELPAGKEGWAQLVLADPAALATHDCFIVRQPSPSLTVGGGVIVDAHPAERHRRFKPEVVERLARLAHGTPEEIVLETLSRSEPVAAEDALKQSSLPRAEAEAALHTLREAGTVIALDEQTLMTLAGWRRVLETLRSALAAYHRQVPLRGGIPREELRSRMRLPARVFDLAAARAAREGVIAESPTSVRLASHAVTYTSVQEAKVKQVMAALVRERFAPPSYDECAAMAGADLLAALIEQERIVRVNESVVFDAGAYREMVERIRAHLHAHGAITVAQVRDMFNASRKYALGMMEHLDDIKLTRRVGDERVLRG; encoded by the coding sequence ATGCGCGTTATCGGCACCGCCGGCCACGTCGACCACGGCAAATCGACGCTCGTCAAGGCGCTCACCGGCATCGACCCCGACCGGCTGAAGGAAGAAAAAGAGCGCGCGATGACGATCGACCTCGGCTTTGCGTGGTTCACGCTGCCGAGCGGCGAAAGCGTCAGCGTCGTGGATGTGCCGGGCCACGAGCACTTCATCAAGAACATGCTGGCGGGCGTTGGCGGCATCGACGCGGCTATGCTCGTGATCGCAGCCGACGAGGGCATCATGCCGCAGACGCGCGAGCACATTGCGATCCTCGACCTCCTGCACGTCAACGCCGCCGTCGTCGCGCTCACCAAGAGCGATCTGATCGACGACCCCGAATGGTTCGCCCTGATCGGCGCGGACATCCGCCGCGAACTGTCCGGCACGTCGCTGGCCGGCGCGCACATCGTGCCGGTCTCCGCGCGCACCCGCCAGGGACTCGACGCGCTCAAGCGCGAGCTCGACGAGCTGCTGGCGCAGACGGCCGCGCGCGCCGACTGGGGCAAGCCGCGCCTGCCGGTCGATCGCGTCTTCACCATCGCCGGGTTTGGCACGGTTGTGACCGGCACGCTGGCCGACGGATCGTTCAGCGCCGGGCAGGAGGTTGAGATCCAGCCGACCGGCTTGAAGGCGCGCATTCGCGGCCTGCAGTCGCACAAAGAGAAAGTGGAGTTCGCCTCGCCCGGCCGCCGGCTGGCGATCAACCTGACCGGCGTCAGCCCGGACGAAGTGAAGCGCGGCGACGTGGTCGCCGGTCCCGGCGTGCTGTCGCCCACGCAGATGATCGATGTGCGGCTGCGCTGGCTGCCGGCGGCGAGCGGGCCGCTGACCCACGATGCCGAGTTGGAGTTTTTCAGCGGCGCGTTCCAGACGCTGACCCGTGTGCGGCTGCTCGGCGACGAGGAACTGCCGGCCGGCAAGGAAGGCTGGGCGCAACTGGTGCTGGCCGATCCGGCCGCGCTCGCCACGCACGACTGCTTCATCGTGCGCCAGCCATCGCCGAGCCTGACCGTGGGCGGCGGCGTCATCGTGGACGCGCACCCGGCGGAGCGGCACCGCCGCTTCAAGCCGGAGGTGGTCGAGCGACTGGCGCGGCTGGCGCACGGCACGCCGGAAGAGATCGTGCTGGAGACGCTGAGCCGCAGCGAGCCGGTCGCCGCAGAGGACGCGCTCAAGCAGTCGAGCCTGCCGCGCGCCGAAGCCGAGGCCGCCCTGCACACCCTGCGGGAAGCCGGCACGGTCATCGCGCTCGACGAGCAGACGCTGATGACGCTGGCGGGCTGGCGGCGCGTGCTCGAAACGCTGCGCAGCGCGCTGGCTGCGTACCACCGGCAGGTCCCGCTGCGCGGCGGCATACCGCGCGAGGAACTGCGCAGCCGTATGCGCCTGCCGGCGCGCGTCTTCGATCTGGCCGCGGCGCGCGCCGCCCGCGAGGGCGTCATCGCCGAGTCGCCGACGAGCGTGCGGCTGGCATCGCATGCGGTGACGTACACGTCGGTGCAGGAGGCCAAAGTCAAGCAGGTCATGGCCGCGCTGGTGCGAGAGCGCTTCGCGCCGCCGTCGTACGACGAATGCGCTGCCATGGCCGGCGCCGATCTGCTGGCCGCCTTGATCGAGCAGGAGCGCATCGTGCGGGTCAATGAAAGCGTCGTCTTTGATGCGGGCGCGTACCGCGAAATGGTCGAGCGCATTCGCGCGCACCTGCACGCACACGGCGCGATCACGGTCGCGCAGGTGCGCGACATGTTCAACGCCAGCCGCAAGTACGCACTGGGGATGATGGAACACCTCGACGATATCAAGCTGACGCGCCGCGTCGGTGACGAGCGCGTGCTGCGCGGATAA
- a CDS encoding peptidoglycan DD-metalloendopeptidase family protein — translation MLGRLRALAVTLLCALALLGASGRSAAVGPRLPPPVEPEGGENAEPPHDAIDPAAEQALQDSIQRNIRQLRARGVLPAAASAQAVLYGWPVRLRPGITDYAGFYVSAFSDHNAAGSAWLDYNSGTRTYDSHRGTDIALWPYSWNKFQAGDVQIVAAADGVILDRQSQTVVDDHCLTSTDNTLGNYIVLQHADGWITIYGHMRYNSLTAKGVGQTVTLGEVIGAVGSSGNSSGPHLHFEVRTALGASTLWTDPYTGSANPAASHWLSQRPYYDSAINKLATSTALPQSESCLPTVTNIQDSFALPAHVAFQVYYRDYQGALPTLFTIADPNGGIFQSWSYSDNNTTFAPAAGRYWSFDIPANAVPGTWRFQVQYNGQAYETDFNVGASLALTVGSPNGSEQWDVQVSHPITWTDNFGNDVSIALYRNGVFSATLASAAPSSGRLDWLPGAAVATGAGYAIRVTSLTTPAVFDQSDATFALLPTTLTRRLYLPGILR, via the coding sequence ATGTTGGGACGCCTACGCGCGCTTGCCGTGACGCTGCTCTGCGCGCTTGCGCTATTGGGCGCGTCGGGCCGCAGCGCGGCGGTCGGTCCGCGCCTGCCGCCGCCGGTTGAGCCGGAGGGCGGCGAGAATGCCGAGCCGCCTCACGATGCGATCGACCCGGCGGCTGAGCAGGCGCTGCAGGACTCTATCCAGCGCAACATCCGGCAGTTGCGCGCGCGCGGGGTGCTGCCGGCGGCCGCTTCCGCGCAAGCGGTGCTGTATGGCTGGCCGGTGCGGCTCAGGCCGGGCATCACCGACTACGCCGGCTTCTATGTCTCGGCCTTCTCCGATCACAACGCTGCGGGCAGCGCCTGGCTGGACTACAACAGCGGCACGCGCACCTATGACAGCCATCGCGGCACCGACATTGCGCTCTGGCCGTACAGTTGGAACAAGTTTCAGGCCGGCGATGTGCAGATCGTGGCCGCCGCCGACGGTGTCATTCTCGACCGGCAGAGCCAAACCGTGGTCGACGATCACTGTCTCACCAGCACCGATAACACGCTCGGCAACTACATCGTGCTGCAGCATGCCGACGGGTGGATCACGATCTACGGCCACATGCGCTACAACTCGCTGACCGCCAAAGGTGTGGGGCAAACGGTCACGCTGGGCGAGGTTATCGGCGCCGTCGGCAGTTCCGGCAACTCGTCCGGACCGCATCTGCATTTCGAGGTCCGCACGGCGCTGGGCGCGTCCACGCTGTGGACCGATCCATACACCGGATCGGCGAACCCGGCCGCCTCCCACTGGCTGAGCCAGCGGCCATATTACGATTCCGCGATCAACAAGCTCGCCACCAGCACCGCCCTGCCGCAGTCCGAAAGCTGCCTGCCCACGGTGACCAACATCCAGGACAGCTTTGCCCTGCCGGCGCATGTGGCATTTCAGGTCTATTACCGCGACTATCAGGGCGCGCTGCCGACGCTGTTTACCATCGCCGACCCCAACGGCGGCATCTTCCAGTCGTGGAGCTACAGCGACAACAACACGACGTTCGCGCCGGCCGCCGGCCGCTACTGGTCGTTCGATATTCCGGCCAACGCCGTGCCCGGCACCTGGCGTTTTCAGGTGCAGTATAACGGCCAGGCGTATGAGACCGACTTCAACGTCGGCGCGTCGCTCGCGCTGACCGTGGGCAGCCCCAACGGCAGCGAGCAGTGGGACGTGCAGGTTTCGCACCCGATCACCTGGACCGACAACTTCGGCAACGACGTGAGCATTGCGCTCTACCGCAACGGCGTGTTCAGCGCCACGCTGGCCAGCGCTGCGCCAAGCAGCGGCCGCCTCGACTGGCTGCCGGGCGCCGCCGTGGCGACGGGGGCGGGCTACGCCATCCGCGTCACGAGCCTCACGACCCCGGCGGTGTTCGACCAGAGCGATGCGACCTTTGCGCTGCTGCCAACCACGCTCACGCGCCGGCTGTACCTGCCGGGCATTCTGCGCTGA
- a CDS encoding HAD hydrolase-like protein: protein MTNIQLVVFDIGGTTMVDNGQVPRAFEEVVRRHGIAMTPDEIVQWRGASKREAVGYFVRRHYGADDAQNAARMTQIYGDFKDHLRHTFGGEGVQAIAGAAETFAWLHARAIKCALTSGFDRDIVQLILEALHWDTGVLDATVSGDEVRQGRPAPYMIFRAMEQCAVLTAQAVANVGDTVLDMESGRNAGVALNVAVLSGAHSRDKLAKSPQTHIANSVADLPLIIAPGA from the coding sequence ATGACAAATATCCAGTTGGTCGTTTTCGATATCGGCGGCACGACGATGGTGGACAACGGGCAGGTGCCGCGCGCGTTCGAAGAAGTAGTGCGACGGCATGGCATCGCGATGACGCCCGATGAGATCGTGCAGTGGCGCGGCGCGTCAAAGCGCGAGGCAGTCGGATATTTTGTGCGGCGGCATTACGGCGCGGACGACGCGCAGAACGCGGCGCGCATGACGCAGATTTACGGCGACTTCAAGGACCACCTGCGCCACACGTTCGGCGGCGAAGGCGTGCAGGCGATCGCCGGCGCGGCCGAGACGTTCGCGTGGCTGCACGCGCGCGCCATTAAATGTGCGCTGACCTCCGGCTTTGACCGTGACATTGTCCAACTGATACTCGAAGCCCTGCACTGGGATACCGGCGTGCTTGACGCGACGGTGTCGGGCGACGAGGTGCGCCAGGGCCGCCCCGCGCCGTACATGATCTTTCGCGCGATGGAGCAGTGCGCCGTGCTGACCGCGCAGGCGGTGGCGAACGTCGGCGACACGGTGCTGGATATGGAATCGGGCCGCAACGCCGGCGTCGCGCTGAACGTGGCGGTGCTGAGCGGCGCGCACTCGCGCGACAAGCTCGCGAAGTCGCCCCAGACGCATATCGCCAACAGCGTGGCCGACCTGCCGCTCATTATCGCGCCAGGGGCGTAA
- a CDS encoding L,D-transpeptidase family protein, which translates to MSTSKSMGSSSDWQQRGRQALARGDQAGARSAFARAVDADPNDVDALLMLASQSDDARESLRHVSQALTLEPRNDAARAALRRYRAQAARDAGRRTAPPAYIIQFSIALCLCMAAISAGAALFLWQSAAPAAAPAPAATETPAPTRAPTATARPSPPPQPSATVNYADRAAALLKELDTAWAQEDWQRAAQLAAQARVFQPADATLKQKVVSAYFNYAVSLLDSGDTTRALWAFDQALEIQPNEPQVVGERTVLVNYIAGIEQYNLRNWAGAAQWLARVYASDAGYLDTRELLYRAYFNQGAALKARNDLNGALKAFQSAVDMDNEAIEARGEAAQLRALLTPPTPTLAPNGPKRIDVNLKIQRMLVYQGQTVVYNWVISTGEPGRPTIPGNFKILDKIPMAYSNIWKLSMPYWMGIYWAGTVENGIHALPILRSGNILWAGFLGRRVSFGCVILDTANSKTLFNWADIGTPVTIHN; encoded by the coding sequence ATGAGCACATCAAAGTCGATGGGTTCTTCAAGCGATTGGCAGCAACGCGGGCGGCAGGCGCTGGCGCGCGGCGATCAGGCCGGCGCGCGGTCGGCGTTCGCCCGCGCGGTGGACGCCGATCCAAACGACGTGGACGCGCTGCTGATGCTGGCATCGCAGAGCGACGACGCGCGCGAGTCGCTGCGGCACGTCTCGCAGGCGCTGACGCTGGAACCGCGCAACGACGCCGCGCGCGCCGCGCTGCGCCGTTATCGCGCGCAGGCCGCGCGGGACGCCGGGCGCCGAACGGCGCCGCCAGCATACATCATCCAGTTCAGCATCGCCTTGTGCCTGTGCATGGCGGCCATTAGCGCCGGCGCCGCACTGTTCCTCTGGCAGTCGGCAGCGCCCGCCGCGGCCCCGGCGCCCGCCGCCACCGAAACACCCGCGCCAACTCGCGCGCCCACCGCCACGGCACGGCCCTCGCCGCCGCCCCAGCCCTCCGCCACCGTAAACTACGCGGACCGCGCCGCTGCGCTGCTCAAGGAGCTTGACACCGCTTGGGCGCAGGAAGATTGGCAGCGAGCGGCGCAACTAGCGGCGCAGGCGCGCGTCTTCCAGCCCGCCGATGCAACCTTGAAACAGAAAGTGGTGTCCGCGTATTTCAACTACGCAGTCAGCCTGCTGGATAGCGGCGATACCACCCGGGCGCTGTGGGCCTTTGACCAGGCGTTGGAGATACAGCCGAACGAGCCGCAGGTCGTCGGCGAGCGCACGGTGCTTGTCAACTACATCGCCGGCATCGAGCAGTACAACCTGCGCAACTGGGCCGGCGCGGCGCAGTGGCTGGCCAGGGTGTATGCGTCGGACGCCGGCTATCTGGATACGCGCGAACTGCTGTACCGCGCGTACTTCAATCAGGGTGCGGCGCTGAAGGCCAGGAATGACCTGAACGGCGCGCTCAAAGCGTTCCAGTCTGCGGTCGACATGGACAACGAGGCGATCGAAGCGCGCGGCGAGGCCGCCCAGTTGCGCGCCCTGCTGACCCCGCCGACGCCGACGCTGGCGCCGAACGGGCCGAAGCGGATCGACGTCAACCTGAAAATTCAACGCATGCTGGTCTATCAGGGCCAGACGGTCGTGTACAACTGGGTCATCTCGACCGGCGAGCCGGGCCGCCCGACCATCCCGGGCAACTTCAAGATCCTCGACAAGATTCCCATGGCGTATTCAAATATCTGGAAACTCTCGATGCCGTACTGGATGGGCATCTACTGGGCCGGCACGGTCGAAAATGGGATTCATGCGCTGCCGATCCTGCGCAGCGGCAACATCCTGTGGGCGGGCTTTCTGGGGCGGCGCGTCTCGTTCGGCTGCGTGATCCTTGATACGGCCAACTCAAAGACGCTGTTCAACTGGGCCGACATCGGCACGCCGGTGACGATCCACAACTAG